The DNA sequence GCGGCCCTGCACGCCGCGGGCCAGCACACCGCCGTCGGCGACGAGGGCGGTTTCGCCCCGACGCTGCACACCGCGCACGAGGCGCTCGCCTTCATCAGCTCCGCGATCAGCGACAGCGGATACACCCCGGGCGTCGACATCGCGATCGCGCTGGACCCGGCCGCGTCGGAGTTCTACCGCGACGGCGCCTACCACTACGCGGGCGAGGGGCGGGTGCGCACGGTGGCCGAGCACGTCGACTACCTGGTCGAGCTGGCGGAGACGTACCCGATCGTGTCGATCGAGGACGGCGTCGCCCAGGACGACTTCGAAGGGTGGAAGGCGCTCACCGACCGGCTGGGCGGGCGCTGCCAGCTCGTCGGCGACGACGTCTTCTGCACCAACGTCGCCCTGCTGCGCGACGGGATCGCCCGGGGCATCGCCAACGCGGTCCTGGTCAAGGTCAACCAGGTCGGGACGCTGACCGAGATGCTGGCCACGGTGCGGGCCGCGCGGGAGGCCGGCTACAGCTCGGTCATGTCCCACCGCTCGGGCGAGACCGAGGACACCACCATCGCCGACCTGGCCGTGGCGACCGGCTGCGGGCAGATCAAGACGGGTTCGCTGTCGCGCAGCGACCGGACCGCGAAGTACAACCAGCTCATGCGGATCGAGGAGGAGCTGGGCGAGCGCGCCGTGTACGCGGGCCGGAGCACTCTGGCCGGGGCGGCGTAACCGGTCGTCCGCGGCCGGCGACGGGGGGCGGTCGGCGGCTGGCACCAGCCGTCGACCGCACGGCTAACCGGGCATCGGCCCGTACACCGCGTTCCAGGCTGTCGACATGGCCGTCCTGGCGGCGCTGTCGCACAGGTCCGGTGCGCCGTGGGCCATCGCCGCCTCGCGCAGCGCGCCGTACGCCGAGCGCCACGGCTCGGCCGCCTCCTCGTCCCCGTCGCCGTCGACGACCCACGCGTCCTGACCGCCGCGCTCCCGGGCGCTGTCGCGCACCAGGCGGTGCAGCAGCCCGAACCCGGACCCGACCGGCGAGCCGACGCCCCAGGTCTTCGGCTGCTCCGACCAGCGCCTCCAGGCGGCGCGGCAGGCGTCCTCGGCATCGCGGTGCCGGGCCTCCGCCAGCCGGTGCGCCGTCGGTTCGTCCAGGGCCAGTGCGGCCTCGACGACCCGCACCACCGCCTCGCCGTACGTCCCGAACGGCAGCGCGGGTGACAGCTCGGCGACCACGTCCACGCAGACGGCGTTGGTGTAACCGGCGCCGGGGACGATCCTCGCCGTCACCTCGGCCAGCGCCGAGCGCTCCGCTTCGGACGCCGCGGGCACCGTTTCCACGTGCAGCAGCCGCCCCGGCCACCGGTTCACCAGGACCCGGCCCGGCGTCTCGTACACGACGAGCCACGGCGGCCGCAGCTCCGGCAGCCGCACCCGGCCGCCGACCTCAGCCGCCCGCTCGTGCTCCGGGGCCGCGTGATCGACCCACAGGTAACCCGCCACCGTCCGCTCCTCCCGCGCCACCCGCCGACCCTATGCCCGGCGCCGGACGGCGGCCGCGGCACGGGCCGGACGCAGACGGCCGGCCGAGGCTGTCGCCTCGACCGGCCGCGGTGTGCCGTACGGGTGTTACGGGGCCGGGTACTCGGTGATGAACACCGGGCTGCCGATCCGGGTGGTGTCCGCCGGGTCGCCGACGCCGTTGACCACGTGGTCGATGGTTCCGGCGCTCAGGTTGACGGTCATGATGTGGTACAGCTTCACGCCGGGACGGTTCGGCACCTCGAAGCCGTTCTCGGTGTGGATCGACGGGTTGTTCTGGTTGAACACGTACACGCCGCCGCCGTAGAGGTGGTGCGTGCGCACGTTGTCGCCCACCTTGTACGCGGCGAAGCCCTCGACCGCGCCGTTCATCCAGTCGGCCTGGGTCGGCGGGTCGTACGGCAGCTCGTTCTGGTACAGGATGGTGGTGCCGTCCTCACCGTTCCAGACGGTGTTGTAGCGCTGGAAGTGCTCGACGAACAGGCCGGTGGCGGTGACGTGGTCACCGTTGATGACCGCGCCGTACCGGCCGGTGTTGGTGTTCCACCGCTCGGTGTCGGTGAAGCCCTCCACGCCGTGGTCGCCGCGCCACACCCAGGTGTGGTCGATGAGCACGTTGTCGCTGTTGACCTCCAGCGCGGTGTCGGCCTTGCCGACGTGCGGGCCGCCGACGCGGAAGTACACGTCGGACAGGGTGGTCGGGTTGCTCGCCTGCGACCAGGCCAGGAAGTTGTGCTTGCGGCCGACGCGCAGCAGGACCGAGGACTCCTGCAGGCCCGCGTCGATGGTGACGCCCGCGACGACGATGCCGGGCACGTCGGCGAGGTTGAGCGGGGTGGAGCCGTTGACCGCGGTCAGGGTCGCCTGGCCCAGGCCGAGCACCACGGTGTCGGGGCGCCACACCTCGATGCTGCGGGCGATGTCGTACACACCCGGGGTGAGCAGCAGGTTCTTGCCGAGGGCGAGCGCCAGGTTGATCTTCGTGACGGAGTCGCCCGGCTTGGCGACGTAGAAGTCGCTGAGCGGGATGGTGCGGCCCGGGGTCAGGCCGTCAGCCCACGAGATGCCGCTGGAGTTGGTCCGGGCCGAGGGGACGCGGACCTGGTACTTGCCGTTGCCGTCCACGAACAGGTACGGCTTCTCCCGGCTGACCGGGGTGGCGTCCAGGGTGGTGTAGGTCGCGGTCGGGAAGGTGGCGTCGTCGGGTGCGCCGACCACGCCGCTGAACACCTGGTTCCACACGCCGTTGGACCAGCCGTCCACCTGGCTGTTGCGGATCAGCCACTGCTGCTGCGAGCCGTTGATGACGAACGGCAGCTTGGAGTCGGCGATGAAGCCGCCGCTGGCGTACTGCGGGCCGGCGGTGCAGTAGTCCATCAGCGACAGGTTGGCGCCGGTGACGTTGAGGCGGCGCATCGAGACCGCCTGCGACACGGCCCAGAAGTTGGCCGAGGCGCGGCAGCCGTCCTGGCCGGCGGCGTTGACGTTGATGGTCAGGTTGGCCAGGGTGCGCCAGAAGTTGACCAGGGCGAGGCAGTTGCTGGTGCCGCCGTCGGCCAGGCAGCGGTTGTAGACCTCGACCTTGCCGTTGAGCACGACGTCGGTCGGGTTGGCGCCCAGGCCCGCGATCTCGGTGTAGTAACCGATCTTGATCTGGAGCGGCTGCTCGGCGGTACCGTAGGTGCCGGGCTTGAACAGGAACGCGTACCGGGCGGTGCCCATCTCGTTGGTGACCTGGGTGGCGTTCGCCGCGTCCAGGGCGGCCTGGATCTGGCCCACCGGGGTGCTGGGGTCGAAGACGGTGACGTTCACGCCGAGGTCGGGCGAGCCGGACGACAGCGGGGTCGCGACCGCGGCGGATCCGGTGGTGCCGACGATCGCGACGGCGACAGCCGAGGCCAGGCCCAGGGTGATTCTTCGGCGAACGGCGCGCCGGTCCGGCGACGGCGCCGTGGTGGCGCCGCTGGGACTCGTGCTCATCATTACGGGGAGGGTCCTCTCTGGTGGGGACTTCCGGGCACGGTGGCAGCGCTCTCGCCCATGACAGGTAGGCGTGATCTGCTTGGCAGACAACAGAGAGAGCGCTCTCCGGCCCGGTCTCATGGAGCGTAGCCGAACGGAATCATTCTGGAAATCTCCATGGGCCCATCTCCCGACGGCGCCGAACCGTTGCCCGGCCCCGCTTTCGGCCCGTCGCAGCAGGTGCCAGGGGTGGCGGCGGGTATGCCTCATCCGTTCAGCCGAGCAACTTCCGACAGACGGCTGCACTGGTGGATCGGGCGGAACGCGTCAGGTCAGGCAGGTCGCGCCGATTCCACCGCCGCCGGGCGCGGCACGGACACGAACGTCGAGGTGAACGGCATCGGCAGCACGTCCACTAAAGCCTGTTTCATAACTCGTTGGAGTTGTGTGACAGCGCCCTTCTCGGGCGTCCGCGCCTCACCGTTGGTGGGGTGGGTACGGTTCCCGCGTCGTCGGGGCCGGTTTCGCCTGCGCGGGTGCGCCGGCCAGAGCCTTCCCCTCGGCGGGCGTTGGTGACCGGGCCCCCTGCGTGGAGGTCCCGGGCCTGGGCGTGGTGCTGCTCGGCCCAGACGGCGAGGTTGACCGCGGCGTTGTGGTCCCGATCGGCCTCATACCCGCACACTGCGCAGGTGAACGTGCGCTGGTGCAGGGGCACGGTCGGGGCCACGGTCCGGCATGAGGAACAGGTCTTGGTCGACGGGTACCAGCGGTCCACGTGGGTGAGGTGCCCGCTCCGCCACTGCTGCTTGTAGGCGAGCTGACGGGCCAGTTCGCCCCACGCGGCGTCGGATATCGCCGCGGCGAGGTGCCGGTTGCCGAGCATGCCGGTGATGTTGAGGGTCTCGATGGCGAGCCGGGCGTGGGTCTTGACCAGCTTGTTGGAGACCTGGTGCAGGAAACGGTCCCGGATCGCGCGTACCCGGGCATGGTGGCGGCCCAGCCGGGCTGCGGCCTTGGCGCGGTTGCGGGAGCCCCGTTGTTTGCGGGTGACGGCGCGGGCCAGGCGCCGCTGACGCCCCATCGCGTTGCGTGACGGCCGTGGCGGGTCATCCACCCGCAGCAGCTCGGTGCCGTCGGCGCGGGCGGCCACGACGAACACGGCCAAGCCCCGATCGACACCCACCCAGTCCGCGGCGGGGTCCGGCTGGTGGCGGCGGTCGTGGTGCAGGTCGGCGGCCTCGCAGACCAGCGACACCTGCCACCGCCCGGCCCGGTGCGCAACCGTCGCCGACACGACCTTCGCCCGGCTCTTGGCCAGCATCCGCCGCAGACGGCGGGTGTCCTGCCGCACCGCCACCGTGCCGACACCGGGCAGGGTCACCGTGCGTGGCGCTTGATCACCGACCCGGATACTCGCCCGGCCCGTGGCGGAGGTCTTGCAGCGGACCCGGAACGACAGCGCCGTCCGCTTCTTCGACTTGAACCTCGGGAACCCGACCTGTCTGCCCTTCCGGCCGCCGGTCCGGGACGCTGTGAACGCGGCCAGACCGCGGCCGAGGTCGACGGCGGCCTCCTCGAACACCTGCTGGGACACCTCACCGCGCCACGCCAGGCCGGTGACCTGCACCGTCGTGGTCCCGTCAGTGGCGGCCACCAGCACCCGGCCCGCGTCACCGGACCGCTTCCACCCGTTGAACGCGTTGATCAGGTCGAAGCCCGACCACGGCACCTTGCTCGCCGTTCCACGGCGCTTGCCGTCCAGGGCCTGCTTGACCAGCCGCAGGCACTGGTTGTAGCCGAACCGGGCCGCACCCGCATGCCGACGCAACACCGTCTCCTGCTCGGCAGACGGGTCCAGACAGAACCGGAACGTCGTGAAACGGGCCACGGCAGCACACCCTGCCACACACCACCGACAACAAACCCAACGCCGCTAATCCACGCCGAGCATCAGCAAGTCCCCTACACGCAACCCGCGACAGGTGGCAGACCAACGCTATGACCCATTGGCAGGCAACGGTTCCCAGCCTTATGAAACGCGCTTTAGGCTCGCCGTAAGCCCCTCCCTAGCGTGGTCTCGTTCACGATCTGAGGAGAGCAGGCAGATGAGTTCTACGACCGGACCGTCCGAGGCCGACCAGGCGCTCAAGGCGCGGCATCGGGCGATGTGGGCGCTGGGCGACTATCCCAGCGTCGCCACCGAGGTGATCCCCGAGCTGGGACCGGTCCTGGTGGAAGCGTGCGGCGCGGCCGCAGGGCAGCGCGTGCTGGACGTCGCCGCCGGTTCGGGCAACGCGGCACTGGCCGCCGCGCGGGCCGGAGCCGAGGTGGTCGCCAGCGACCTGACCCCCGAACTGCTGGACACCGGGCGGCGGGCCGCGGACGAGCTGGGCCTGTCGCTGCGGTGGGAGCAGGGCGACGCCGAGCGGCTGCCCTACGGCGACGCCGAGTTCGACGTGGTGATGTCGTGCGTCGGCGTCATGTTCGCACCGCACCACCAGGCCAGCGCCGACGAACTGGTGCGGGTGTGCCGGCCGGGCGGCACGATCGGGCTGGTCAACTGGACGCCGGAGGGTTTCATCGGGCAGATGTTCGCCGTGATGAGGCCGTACGCGGCACCGCCGCCGCCCGGGGCGCAGCCGCCGCCGCTGTGGGGCAGCGAGCAGCATGTCCGGCAGCTGTTCGGCGACCGGGTCACCGAGGTGCGGGCGCAGCGCCGGACGGTGCGCGTCGACCGGTTCCAGGATGCGGAGGCGTTCCGGGACTTCTTCAAGCGGTGCTACGGGCCGACGATCGCGGCGTACCGCAACATCGGCGACGACCCGGACCGGGTCGCGGCGCTCGACCACGACCTGGTCGAACTGGCCATGCGCAACGACCTCGGCTGGGGCGCGATTGACTGGGAGTACCTGCTGTTCACCGCCCGCCGGGCGTGAACCGCGACGCGGGTGCCGCATCGTTGCGGCACCCGCGTCCATCCACACCTGGCGCGGCACGCGCCGGCAGCGTGTGGATGACGTACCGCTGGGGCATGATCTCGGTGTCGGCCCGACCGAACGCCGTCCAGAGGGGACTTCGAGACGTGTCCAGTGCAGCTGACGAGCACCGCCGGATCGCCGCCGGTTTCACCGACCGGGTCCGGGGTGCGGCCCCCGGCACCTGGGACGACCCGGCGCCGTGTGCGGACTGGGTGGCCCGGGACGTGGTGCGCCACCTGGTCGAATGGTTCCCCGCGTTCCTGAAGGCGGGCGCCGGGATCGACCTGCCCCAGGGGCCGCCTGTCGACGACGACCCGGTGGGGGCCTGGACCGTGCACAGCGACGGTGTGCAGGCGCTACTCGACGACCCGGCGACCGAGGGCCGGATCCTGTCGAACCCGCACCTGGGCGAGCTGCCGCTCGGCCAGGCGATCGACATGGTCTACACCAGCGACGTCTTCATGCACACCTGGGACCTGGCCCGCGCCACCGGGCAGGACGAGCGCCTCGACCCGGACAAGTGCGCGCAGCTGCTCGAAGGGATGCTGCCCATGGACGCCGCGCTGCGCACCAGCGGACACTACGGGCCGCGCGTCGAGGTGCCGCAGGACGCCGACGTGCAGACCCGCCTGCTCGCCTTCATCGGCCGTACGCCCTGATCTGCCGGGTGGCGGATCAGGGACGGCGGGCGGCCCACACCGTGCGTTCGGTGCGTACGGCGAGGTCGTCGCGGTGCAGGATGCTGTGGGCGGCGTGCACGTCGAGCAGCCGGTCGAGGGCGGCGAGGTCTTCGGCCGCGACCAGGTCG is a window from the Catellatospora sp. TT07R-123 genome containing:
- the eno gene encoding phosphopyruvate hydratase, with the translated sequence MTAVDTVHAREILDSRGNPTVEVDVLLDDGSLGRAAVPSGASTGTAEAVELRDGDTGRYHGKGVRRAVDAVLGEIADAVAGLDGRDQAAVDRVLIELDGTANKSRLGANATLGVSLAVVKAAAVSAGQPLYRYLGGPDAVTLPLPLMNIVNGGAHADNPLDFQEFMIAPVGAATFAEAVRMGSEVFHTLRAALHAAGQHTAVGDEGGFAPTLHTAHEALAFISSAISDSGYTPGVDIAIALDPAASEFYRDGAYHYAGEGRVRTVAEHVDYLVELAETYPIVSIEDGVAQDDFEGWKALTDRLGGRCQLVGDDVFCTNVALLRDGIARGIANAVLVKVNQVGTLTEMLATVRAAREAGYSSVMSHRSGETEDTTIADLAVATGCGQIKTGSLSRSDRTAKYNQLMRIEEELGERAVYAGRSTLAGAA
- a CDS encoding adenylyl cyclase — protein: MSTSPSGATTAPSPDRRAVRRRITLGLASAVAVAIVGTTGSAAVATPLSSGSPDLGVNVTVFDPSTPVGQIQAALDAANATQVTNEMGTARYAFLFKPGTYGTAEQPLQIKIGYYTEIAGLGANPTDVVLNGKVEVYNRCLADGGTSNCLALVNFWRTLANLTINVNAAGQDGCRASANFWAVSQAVSMRRLNVTGANLSLMDYCTAGPQYASGGFIADSKLPFVINGSQQQWLIRNSQVDGWSNGVWNQVFSGVVGAPDDATFPTATYTTLDATPVSREKPYLFVDGNGKYQVRVPSARTNSSGISWADGLTPGRTIPLSDFYVAKPGDSVTKINLALALGKNLLLTPGVYDIARSIEVWRPDTVVLGLGQATLTAVNGSTPLNLADVPGIVVAGVTIDAGLQESSVLLRVGRKHNFLAWSQASNPTTLSDVYFRVGGPHVGKADTALEVNSDNVLIDHTWVWRGDHGVEGFTDTERWNTNTGRYGAVINGDHVTATGLFVEHFQRYNTVWNGEDGTTILYQNELPYDPPTQADWMNGAVEGFAAYKVGDNVRTHHLYGGGVYVFNQNNPSIHTENGFEVPNRPGVKLYHIMTVNLSAGTIDHVVNGVGDPADTTRIGSPVFITEYPAP
- a CDS encoding RNA-guided endonuclease TnpB family protein is translated as MARFTTFRFCLDPSAEQETVLRRHAGAARFGYNQCLRLVKQALDGKRRGTASKVPWSGFDLINAFNGWKRSGDAGRVLVAATDGTTTVQVTGLAWRGEVSQQVFEEAAVDLGRGLAAFTASRTGGRKGRQVGFPRFKSKKRTALSFRVRCKTSATGRASIRVGDQAPRTVTLPGVGTVAVRQDTRRLRRMLAKSRAKVVSATVAHRAGRWQVSLVCEAADLHHDRRHQPDPAADWVGVDRGLAVFVVAARADGTELLRVDDPPRPSRNAMGRQRRLARAVTRKQRGSRNRAKAAARLGRHHARVRAIRDRFLHQVSNKLVKTHARLAIETLNITGMLGNRHLAAAISDAAWGELARQLAYKQQWRSGHLTHVDRWYPSTKTCSSCRTVAPTVPLHQRTFTCAVCGYEADRDHNAAVNLAVWAEQHHAQARDLHAGGPVTNARRGEGSGRRTRAGETGPDDAGTVPTPPTVRRGRPRRALSHNSNEL
- a CDS encoding class I SAM-dependent methyltransferase, which produces MSSTTGPSEADQALKARHRAMWALGDYPSVATEVIPELGPVLVEACGAAAGQRVLDVAAGSGNAALAAARAGAEVVASDLTPELLDTGRRAADELGLSLRWEQGDAERLPYGDAEFDVVMSCVGVMFAPHHQASADELVRVCRPGGTIGLVNWTPEGFIGQMFAVMRPYAAPPPPGAQPPPLWGSEQHVRQLFGDRVTEVRAQRRTVRVDRFQDAEAFRDFFKRCYGPTIAAYRNIGDDPDRVAALDHDLVELAMRNDLGWGAIDWEYLLFTARRA
- a CDS encoding TIGR03086 family metal-binding protein; this encodes MSSAADEHRRIAAGFTDRVRGAAPGTWDDPAPCADWVARDVVRHLVEWFPAFLKAGAGIDLPQGPPVDDDPVGAWTVHSDGVQALLDDPATEGRILSNPHLGELPLGQAIDMVYTSDVFMHTWDLARATGQDERLDPDKCAQLLEGMLPMDAALRTSGHYGPRVEVPQDADVQTRLLAFIGRTP